The following proteins are encoded in a genomic region of Arcobacter suis CECT 7833:
- a CDS encoding tRNA-uridine aminocarboxypropyltransferase — MQIENQREVCYTCYRPKTSCVCEHLINPINTNTKFVILMHPKEYRKTKNGTGHMTNNSLENCELYVGIDFTNHKRVNELLNDDNYESFILYPDINSIKLNTQKLPSEKKALIFIIDSTWPCSKKMLRLSTNLHDLKKVSFEHDKSSQFKIKTQPNQYCLSTIESTLCLLEQLNLQNIENISSKSLENFLTPFEKMVEYQVKCAFNENDIRYKIPYKKTI; from the coding sequence TTGCAAATTGAAAATCAAAGAGAAGTCTGTTATACCTGCTACCGACCAAAAACCTCATGTGTTTGTGAACATTTAATAAATCCTATAAATACCAATACAAAATTTGTTATTTTAATGCATCCAAAAGAGTATAGAAAAACAAAAAATGGAACAGGTCATATGACAAATAACTCTTTAGAAAATTGTGAGTTATACGTAGGAATTGATTTTACAAATCATAAAAGAGTAAATGAATTATTAAATGATGATAATTATGAATCTTTTATTTTATATCCTGATATTAATAGTATAAAATTAAATACTCAAAAACTTCCAAGTGAAAAAAAAGCACTGATTTTTATCATAGATTCAACTTGGCCTTGTTCTAAAAAAATGTTAAGACTTAGTACAAATTTACATGATTTGAAAAAAGTTAGTTTTGAACATGATAAATCTTCACAATTCAAAATAAAAACCCAACCAAATCAATATTGTTTATCTACAATTGAATCAACTTTGTGTTTACTTGAACAGTTAAATCTTCAAAATATAGAAAATATTTCATCAAAATCATTGGAAAACTTTTTAACTCCTTTTGAAAAAATGGTTGAATATCAAGTAAAATGTGCCTTTAATGAAAATGATATTAGATATAAAATTCCTTATAAAAAAACTATTTAG
- a CDS encoding L,D-transpeptidase family protein: protein MPKLKLIVFILLINYSLFANTQNSFELESKKNIKSLLNKNYENLLISKKNLNDYYFTNDFKPYWVEEKGVKNIAFSLLDKIKNDPVLKPHANKLFRLDEVISTLNTLDKSNDKYFFNLAKIDFMLTELFDRYVTYLTKGSIKWSAFEEKLAELEKETEIKASWDKYSSNENPKLLLKKVIERDDLSGVLKEIDFNYPQVKELILAIDELEKVSSKGGYTKVPESKSLKVGDISEYLPILRKRLFESQDLNTQCQNTINTQGLITNSINTNGNDVNETNPEIEKLSTNCENIFDEDLKNAVISFQKKHGLFADGIVGLKTQKFLNISADKKISIIRLNLERMRWLPRDLGEKYLLINVPEYRLRLYENNNIVLNMAVIVGDTKFPTPIFSDKMSYIVLNPSWNIPDSIAKNEIIPKLLKDPNYLAEKGIDIYAGWNGSPEKVDSKDVIDSAILEDEEYLRNFRFSQTSNEDNPLGRMKFMFPNKHSVYIHDTPAKSLFANSRRAYSHGCIRLSKPEELLSIIANEDKNLNIEKVNEILSSKVSEKSIGLDKKIPIHIIYLTSWVDENGVLQFREDIYNFDKIQKELLF from the coding sequence ATGCCTAAATTAAAACTTATTGTTTTTATCCTATTGATTAACTACTCTTTATTTGCAAATACACAAAATTCTTTTGAACTAGAATCTAAAAAAAATATAAAATCACTTTTAAACAAAAATTATGAAAATTTATTAATAAGTAAGAAGAATTTAAATGATTATTATTTTACAAATGATTTCAAACCATATTGGGTTGAAGAAAAAGGAGTAAAAAATATAGCTTTTTCTCTTTTAGATAAAATCAAAAATGATCCTGTGTTAAAACCCCATGCCAATAAATTATTCAGATTAGATGAAGTTATTAGTACATTAAATACTTTAGATAAATCTAATGACAAATATTTTTTTAATTTAGCAAAAATAGATTTTATGTTAACAGAATTATTTGATAGATATGTTACTTACCTAACAAAAGGCTCAATAAAATGGAGTGCTTTTGAAGAAAAATTGGCTGAACTTGAAAAAGAAACAGAAATAAAAGCTTCTTGGGATAAATACTCTTCAAATGAAAATCCTAAACTTTTATTGAAAAAAGTTATTGAAAGAGATGATTTATCAGGGGTTCTAAAAGAAATTGATTTTAATTATCCTCAAGTAAAAGAATTAATTTTAGCTATTGATGAACTTGAAAAAGTATCATCAAAAGGTGGATATACAAAAGTTCCTGAATCCAAATCATTAAAAGTGGGTGATATATCTGAATATCTTCCTATTTTAAGAAAAAGATTATTTGAAAGTCAAGACTTAAATACACAATGTCAAAACACTATAAATACGCAAGGTTTAATTACAAATAGTATAAATACAAATGGAAATGACGTAAATGAAACAAATCCTGAAATTGAAAAACTAAGTACAAATTGTGAAAATATTTTTGATGAAGATTTAAAAAATGCAGTTATATCTTTTCAAAAAAAACATGGTTTATTCGCAGATGGAATTGTTGGTCTTAAAACGCAAAAATTCTTAAATATATCAGCTGATAAAAAAATCTCAATCATTAGATTAAATTTAGAAAGAATGAGATGGTTACCTAGAGATTTAGGTGAAAAATATTTACTTATAAATGTTCCTGAATATAGATTAAGATTATATGAAAATAATAATATTGTATTAAATATGGCAGTAATTGTAGGAGATACAAAGTTCCCAACTCCTATTTTCTCGGATAAAATGTCTTATATAGTTTTAAATCCAAGCTGGAATATTCCTGATAGTATTGCAAAAAATGAAATCATTCCAAAGCTTTTAAAAGATCCTAATTATTTAGCTGAAAAAGGAATAGATATTTATGCAGGATGGAATGGTAGTCCTGAAAAAGTTGATTCTAAAGATGTTATAGATAGTGCTATTTTAGAAGATGAAGAGTATCTTAGAAATTTTAGATTCTCACAAACTTCAAATGAAGATAATCCTCTTGGAAGAATGAAATTTATGTTTCCAAATAAACACTCTGTGTATATCCATGACACTCCGGCAAAGAGTTTATTTGCAAATTCAAGAAGAGCTTATTCTCATGGCTGTATTAGGCTTTCTAAGCCAGAAGAATTACTTTCTATAATAGCAAATGAAGATAAAAATTTGAATATTGAAAAAGTAAATGAAATTTTATCAAGTAAAGTTAGCGAAAAATCTATTGGTTTAGATAAAAAAATTCCTATTCATATAATTTATCTAACTTCTTGGGTTGATGAAAATGGAGTTTTACAGTTTAGAGAAGATATTTATAATTTTGATAAGATTCAAAAAGAGTTATTGTTTTAA
- a CDS encoding CNNM domain-containing protein — protein MTLLITYLLIALFVSFLCSILEAVLLSSTPSYIETLTKKDNENSVKLLKELKSNIDKPISSILTLNTFAHTMGAAGVGAQAQMLFGAEWQALIAFILTLLILYTSEIIPKTIGAIYWKSLLLPSAYLISIMIKITYPLVWFSSFITNYISKGKKDEINFSREEVMAVVTMGEKEGSIHSKESVLIENLFKLKNIKTKEIMTPRSVVFALQADVTVEEAIEDDKMYIHSRIPIFSESIDDIIGVVFNQTILEESVEERDDTLLRNITVPVHKISENVPVSVLIDLFVKRKTHLFIVHDNYGQTSGVVTLEDAIETLLGVEIMDEMDEVEDMQAFARDKSKQFQDKMLVEKKRLKKLEQSK, from the coding sequence ATGACCCTTCTAATCACATATCTTCTTATTGCGCTGTTTGTTTCTTTTTTATGCTCTATTTTAGAGGCTGTTTTACTTTCTAGTACACCTTCATATATAGAGACTTTAACAAAAAAAGATAATGAAAATTCTGTTAAATTATTAAAAGAGTTAAAATCAAATATTGATAAACCAATATCTTCAATCTTGACGCTTAATACTTTTGCTCATACAATGGGAGCAGCAGGTGTTGGAGCGCAAGCACAAATGTTATTTGGCGCTGAATGGCAAGCTTTAATTGCATTTATATTGACTTTATTGATTTTATATACATCTGAAATTATTCCTAAAACAATAGGAGCAATTTATTGGAAGAGTTTATTACTTCCTTCTGCTTATTTGATTTCAATTATGATAAAAATAACTTATCCTTTGGTATGGTTTTCAAGTTTTATAACAAACTATATTTCAAAAGGTAAAAAAGATGAAATTAATTTTTCAAGAGAAGAGGTTATGGCTGTTGTAACTATGGGAGAAAAAGAGGGTTCTATTCATTCTAAAGAGAGTGTTTTAATTGAAAATCTTTTTAAACTAAAAAATATAAAAACAAAAGAAATAATGACTCCTCGAAGTGTTGTTTTTGCACTACAAGCAGATGTAACAGTTGAAGAAGCAATTGAAGATGATAAAATGTATATTCATTCTAGAATACCTATTTTTAGTGAATCAATAGATGATATTATAGGAGTTGTATTTAATCAGACTATTTTAGAAGAGAGTGTTGAAGAACGAGATGATACCTTACTGAGAAATATTACAGTTCCTGTTCATAAAATCTCTGAAAATGTACCTGTTTCAGTTCTAATAGACTTATTTGTTAAAAGAAAAACACACTTATTTATTGTTCATGACAATTATGGTCAAACAAGTGGAGTTGTAACTTTAGAAGATGCAATTGAGACTTTATTGGGTGTTGAAATTATGGATGAAATGGATGAAGTTGAAGATATGCAAGCATTTGCAAGAGATAAAAGTAAACAATTTCAAGATAAAATGTTAGTTGAAAAGAAAAGACTAAAAAAGCTAGAACAATCTAAATAA